The following proteins are co-located in the Chryseobacterium daecheongense genome:
- a CDS encoding bifunctional folylpolyglutamate synthase/dihydrofolate synthase, with protein sequence MTTKEYQEAVDWLFVQAPNYQIDGEKAYKPGLDNITKLCAFFDNPQEKIKCIHIGGTNGKGSTSNMLASILQEAGYKVGIYNSPHLIDFTERIKVNGKNCNKEFVFDFITKLKTLPNDILPSFFEFTTIMAFEYFYQQQVDFAIIEVGLGGRLDSTNIIRPLVSAITNVQLDHQNILGNTIEEIAREKAGIIKNGIPIISGDENEVVKDIIRTKADQNNATFVDATTLSSGFASDLKGNYQQKNISVVLALTDELLKLNVEISEKNITNGLLHVHENTGFIGRWFEFSKTPLTICDTAHNQAGLEQVFSQLNSIGCKKHVILGFVNDKKIDEVMSLLPENSTFYFAKPSIHRGRHPKDYEDLLINAKIIYKIFDSVQEAYLSAKQECTNDEMIFIGGSNFVVGEFLEKNLEISR encoded by the coding sequence ATGACAACCAAAGAATATCAGGAAGCCGTTGACTGGCTTTTCGTGCAGGCACCCAACTATCAGATTGACGGAGAGAAGGCTTATAAGCCTGGACTTGACAATATAACCAAGCTATGTGCATTTTTTGACAATCCACAGGAAAAAATAAAATGTATTCACATCGGAGGCACCAATGGTAAAGGTTCAACCAGCAATATGCTTGCTTCTATTCTTCAGGAAGCCGGCTACAAAGTTGGAATATACAATTCTCCACATCTTATTGATTTCACAGAGCGTATCAAAGTAAACGGGAAAAACTGTAACAAAGAATTCGTTTTTGATTTCATCACAAAATTAAAAACATTACCCAACGATATTTTGCCTTCGTTTTTTGAATTTACCACCATAATGGCTTTCGAATATTTTTATCAACAGCAGGTAGATTTTGCAATTATCGAGGTAGGTTTGGGAGGAAGACTGGACTCAACCAATATTATAAGGCCTTTGGTATCTGCTATTACTAATGTACAGCTGGATCATCAGAATATCCTGGGAAATACTATAGAAGAAATAGCCCGGGAAAAAGCAGGCATTATCAAAAACGGAATCCCTATTATATCCGGTGATGAAAATGAAGTTGTAAAAGATATCATCCGTACTAAAGCGGATCAAAATAATGCAACATTTGTCGATGCAACCACATTGTCATCGGGTTTCGCTTCAGATCTGAAGGGAAACTATCAACAGAAAAACATCAGCGTGGTTTTAGCGTTAACTGATGAGTTGTTAAAACTGAATGTTGAAATTTCTGAGAAAAACATTACAAACGGATTATTGCATGTTCATGAGAATACCGGATTTATTGGCAGGTGGTTTGAATTTTCAAAAACCCCGCTTACTATTTGTGATACAGCGCACAACCAAGCTGGTCTGGAACAGGTCTTCTCGCAGCTTAATTCCATTGGCTGTAAAAAGCATGTGATTTTAGGTTTTGTTAATGATAAAAAAATAGATGAAGTGATGAGTTTATTACCTGAAAATTCTACATTCTATTTTGCAAAACCATCGATTCACAGAGGACGTCATCCGAAAGATTATGAAGATTTGCTTATAAATGCAAAAATAATTTATAAAATTTTTGATTCTGTACAGGAAGCGTATTTATCTGCAAAACAAGAATGTACAAATGACGAAATGATTTTTATTGGCGGAAGCAACTTTGTAGTAGGAGAATTTTTAGAAAAAAATTTGGAGATTTCCAGATAA
- a CDS encoding TolC family protein, translating into MKKVWTIVFGLTFLGMNAQKKWSLRECVDYAVKHNLQVIQNEYSKQVQDSNLKIAKKGYLPSLSASIGNTVSFGQTSFGTGSLRNDRFSNNASLGADILVYNNGRLEKTVRKTQFDVEASQYDIETIKNDISLQIAQQYLTTLLKKEIIKISQSAVDNAQKQYDRAKITTQVGTTAETVLAEAQSALAREKQNLKTAEIDTGRSLFALAQLLQLQDYKDFDVEDVVVSDDLAPQLKSVDEVLNTAYENQPQIKAAESRIRSAEAQTEVSKTAYWPTVTASAGIGSFYNNLLNTNNTGNELIYIAERNLFQQYKDNFGQQAGLSISVPIFNKGITKLQVEQSRINESAAKNTLEQQKQTVRQNVQKAQFDVEANYEAYIAAVEAAKSTKLSLDFADKSYAAGRTTIFDLNVARNNYANAAGSVAQAKYNYLFSLKLLNFYAGIPLSL; encoded by the coding sequence ATGAAAAAAGTTTGGACTATCGTTTTCGGATTAACTTTCCTGGGTATGAATGCTCAGAAAAAATGGTCCTTAAGAGAATGTGTGGATTATGCTGTGAAGCATAACCTTCAGGTTATCCAAAATGAATACTCTAAACAAGTCCAGGATTCTAATCTTAAAATTGCTAAAAAAGGGTATTTACCTTCTTTATCAGCAAGTATAGGAAATACAGTCAGTTTTGGACAGACGTCATTCGGAACAGGAAGTCTTAGAAATGACAGATTCAGTAATAATGCCAGTCTGGGAGCTGATATCCTGGTTTATAATAATGGAAGACTGGAAAAAACTGTCAGAAAAACGCAGTTTGATGTAGAAGCAAGTCAATATGATATTGAAACCATAAAGAATGATATTTCATTGCAGATCGCACAGCAATATTTAACAACATTACTTAAAAAAGAAATTATTAAAATTTCGCAAAGTGCTGTTGACAATGCTCAAAAACAATATGACAGGGCAAAAATCACTACCCAGGTAGGAACGACTGCTGAAACAGTGCTTGCAGAAGCTCAATCTGCATTGGCAAGAGAAAAACAAAATCTCAAAACAGCTGAAATTGACACCGGAAGAAGTCTATTTGCACTTGCTCAACTTTTACAATTGCAGGATTACAAAGATTTTGATGTTGAAGATGTAGTTGTCTCAGATGATCTGGCCCCACAATTAAAATCTGTGGATGAGGTTTTGAACACAGCATACGAAAATCAACCGCAAATAAAAGCAGCGGAAAGCAGAATAAGATCTGCGGAAGCTCAAACTGAAGTATCTAAAACAGCATACTGGCCTACGGTAACAGCAAGTGCAGGGATCGGTAGTTTTTACAATAACCTGCTTAATACCAATAATACCGGAAATGAATTGATTTATATCGCGGAACGAAACTTATTTCAGCAATATAAAGATAATTTCGGGCAACAGGCAGGCTTATCTATCAGCGTTCCTATTTTCAACAAGGGAATTACAAAACTTCAGGTAGAGCAGTCAAGAATTAATGAAAGTGCGGCAAAGAATACGTTAGAACAACAAAAACAGACGGTAAGACAAAATGTACAGAAAGCCCAGTTCGACGTAGAAGCTAATTATGAAGCTTATATTGCTGCTGTAGAAGCTGCAAAAAGCACAAAATTGTCATTGGATTTTGCAGATAAAAGTTATGCTGCAGGGCGGACTACTATTTTTGACCTGAACGTGGCAAGAAATAATTACGCTAATGCAGCGGGTTCAGTGGCGCAGGCTAAGTATAATTATCTTTTCAGTCTTAAATTGTTGAATTTCTATGCAGGAATTCCACTAAGTTTATAA
- a CDS encoding SprT-like domain-containing protein: MSIQSLEKYLPQNTLQYLKIWFSDYYIHIKITRNRNSKLGDYRKLPDNSHEITINSTLAPQLFFFVLTHELAHLIAFENYGRRISPHGNEWKDTFRRMLLESVEVYEDALKPIIVKFSRSPKANFMASPDLVKYFHIEKQDDKLQFIEELQKGDYFIYRNEKYFLEGLIKKNYLCKNLATGRKYSFKPLARVEKCS, from the coding sequence ATGTCTATCCAGTCACTAGAAAAATATTTACCACAGAACACGCTTCAGTATTTAAAAATCTGGTTTTCAGATTACTATATCCATATAAAGATTACAAGAAACAGGAATTCAAAACTGGGAGATTACAGAAAGCTCCCGGATAATTCCCATGAAATTACAATCAATTCTACATTAGCGCCTCAACTGTTTTTCTTTGTTCTGACTCATGAGCTGGCCCATCTCATTGCTTTTGAAAATTATGGCAGAAGAATTTCTCCACATGGCAATGAGTGGAAAGATACTTTCAGACGAATGCTTCTTGAAAGTGTTGAGGTATATGAAGATGCTCTTAAGCCAATTATTGTAAAGTTTTCAAGATCTCCAAAGGCCAACTTTATGGCTAGTCCGGATCTGGTCAAATATTTCCATATTGAAAAACAAGATGATAAGCTTCAGTTTATAGAAGAGTTGCAGAAAGGAGATTATTTCATCTATAGAAACGAAAAGTATTTTTTAGAAGGTCTGATTAAAAAAAACTATCTTTGTAAGAACCTGGCTACTGGAAGGAAGTATTCTTTCAAACCTCTGGCAAGGGTAGAAAAATGTAGTTAA
- a CDS encoding mannose-1-phosphate guanylyltransferase encodes MSKSDKYCVIMAGGIGSRFWPMSTQKFPKQFQDILGVGRTMIQQTYDRISKVIPDENIFVITNKEYVNLSHQQLPEIPEKNIVGEPLMKNTAACNLYMANKIAEIAPDATIIVLPADHLILKENIFLEKVELAFDLASKNDYLVTLGITPTRPDTGYGYIQFVDKKDADYFKVKTFTEKPILEIAQSFLESGDFLWNAGIFIWNVKSIHRAFETYLPEMTQHFMACEYNGEAEDNCIELIYPKVQKISIDNGILEKAKNVYVIPSDLGWSDLGTWTSVYENAEKDENENTVKLKYLLAYNSKGNIVRVKSNNKAVVIDGLENYIIVDTDKALLICPRDNDQLIKDYVLDLKNFKKGEKFM; translated from the coding sequence ATGTCAAAATCAGATAAATACTGTGTTATCATGGCAGGTGGAATTGGTAGTAGATTCTGGCCTATGAGTACGCAGAAGTTTCCAAAACAATTTCAGGATATTTTAGGTGTTGGACGTACCATGATTCAACAGACGTATGACAGGATCAGTAAGGTTATTCCTGATGAGAATATATTTGTTATTACCAATAAGGAATATGTGAATCTTTCCCATCAGCAGCTCCCTGAAATTCCGGAAAAAAATATTGTTGGAGAACCTCTGATGAAGAATACCGCTGCCTGTAATTTGTATATGGCCAATAAAATAGCTGAAATTGCCCCTGATGCTACAATAATAGTTTTACCTGCAGATCACTTGATATTGAAGGAAAATATTTTCCTTGAGAAAGTTGAGTTGGCCTTTGATCTGGCTTCTAAAAATGATTATCTTGTTACATTGGGAATTACACCAACGAGACCAGATACTGGATATGGTTACATTCAGTTTGTAGACAAAAAGGACGCAGATTATTTTAAGGTTAAAACATTTACTGAAAAGCCAATACTTGAAATAGCACAGAGTTTCTTAGAGAGTGGTGATTTCCTTTGGAATGCCGGAATTTTCATCTGGAATGTGAAAAGTATTCATCGTGCCTTTGAAACTTACCTTCCTGAAATGACTCAGCATTTTATGGCATGTGAATATAATGGAGAGGCAGAGGATAATTGTATAGAACTTATTTACCCTAAAGTACAGAAAATATCTATTGATAATGGAATTCTTGAAAAGGCAAAAAATGTTTATGTAATACCTTCCGATCTGGGTTGGAGTGACTTAGGAACATGGACCTCGGTTTATGAAAATGCTGAAAAAGATGAGAACGAAAATACAGTAAAACTAAAATATCTTTTGGCATACAATTCCAAAGGAAATATCGTTCGTGTAAAAAGCAACAATAAAGCGGTAGTTATAGATGGATTAGAAAACTACATCATTGTAGATACGGATAAGGCTTTGCTTATTTGTCCCAGAGATAACGATCAGCTTATAAAAGATTATGTTCTGGATCTGAAAAACTTTAAAAAAGGGGAAAAATTTATGTAG
- a CDS encoding GNAT family N-acetyltransferase, whose protein sequence is MSLKNHPKEGNFYETERLILRPITVDDREFIFDLYNRPKFIQFIGDRHLKNVSDAEAYIKNRFLSQLERLGFGNYLVITKEGNNKVGAVGIFEREGLEILDIGFSLLDEFEGKGYAYEAALKVKSIGMDDFGLKKISAITSKDNFSSQKLIEKLGLKFQKYVSLPGDNEELRYYETE, encoded by the coding sequence ATGAGTCTAAAAAATCACCCAAAAGAAGGTAATTTCTACGAAACAGAAAGACTTATCCTTCGTCCGATAACCGTGGATGACCGTGAGTTTATATTTGATCTTTACAACAGACCAAAGTTTATACAGTTTATTGGTGACCGTCATCTTAAGAATGTCTCCGATGCCGAAGCCTATATCAAAAACAGGTTTCTCTCTCAATTGGAACGGTTAGGATTTGGAAACTATCTTGTTATAACTAAAGAAGGAAATAATAAGGTGGGTGCAGTAGGAATTTTCGAGCGGGAAGGACTGGAAATATTAGATATAGGATTTTCTTTGTTGGATGAATTCGAAGGCAAAGGATATGCTTATGAAGCTGCCTTAAAAGTTAAATCTATCGGTATGGATGACTTCGGGTTAAAGAAAATATCTGCCATTACTTCTAAAGATAATTTTTCTTCTCAAAAGCTAATTGAAAAACTGGGATTGAAATTTCAAAAATACGTAAGTCTTCCAGGGGATAATGAAGAATTGAGATACTACGAAACCGAATAA
- the bcp gene encoding thioredoxin-dependent thiol peroxidase, whose product MLKVGDKLPEFEGTNQDGETINSSKLIGKKLIIFFYPQANTPTCTVEACNLSDNYSQLKKAGFQLLGISGDSVKKQKNFHSKFAFPYDLIADENRDVIEKFGVWQEKKTFGKTYMGIVRTTFIFDEKGICTRVIDKVTSKTAAEQILEG is encoded by the coding sequence ATGTTGAAAGTAGGCGACAAATTACCCGAATTTGAAGGGACCAATCAAGATGGAGAAACAATAAATTCATCTAAACTCATTGGAAAAAAACTAATTATCTTCTTTTATCCGCAAGCCAACACTCCAACCTGTACTGTGGAAGCATGTAATCTGAGTGATAATTATTCGCAGCTAAAAAAAGCAGGATTTCAACTTTTAGGTATCAGTGGAGATTCTGTAAAAAAACAGAAAAACTTTCATAGTAAATTTGCTTTTCCTTATGATCTGATTGCGGATGAAAATCGTGATGTTATCGAAAAATTTGGTGTTTGGCAGGAGAAAAAGACTTTTGGCAAAACGTATATGGGAATCGTGAGAACTACTTTTATCTTTGATGAAAAAGGCATCTGCACAAGAGTTATCGATAAAGTAACCTCGAAGACTGCAGCAGAACAAATTTTAGAAGGATAA
- a CDS encoding endonuclease III codes for MTKKQRAELVQLELEKLYPEVPVPLAHTDAYTLMVAVALSAQTTDKKVNEVTPQLFKVAGTPEKMAKLEVSEIKELIKEIGLSNTKAKNLKRMAELLLERHNGIVPQTYEELEALPGVGHKTASVVMSQGFGFPAFPVDTHIHRLMTQWKLTSGKNVVETEKDAKNIWKEDVWNKLHLQIIFYGREYSPARGKGDKDFITKMMFEK; via the coding sequence ATGACAAAAAAGCAAAGAGCTGAGCTTGTTCAGCTTGAATTAGAAAAATTATATCCTGAAGTTCCTGTTCCGCTTGCGCACACCGATGCTTATACATTGATGGTCGCCGTCGCACTCTCAGCACAAACGACGGATAAAAAGGTGAATGAAGTAACACCACAACTTTTTAAAGTAGCGGGAACACCGGAAAAAATGGCGAAGCTCGAAGTTTCAGAGATCAAAGAACTTATCAAAGAGATCGGGCTGTCAAATACTAAAGCCAAAAACCTGAAAAGGATGGCGGAATTATTGCTTGAAAGGCATAATGGTATAGTGCCGCAAACTTATGAGGAGCTTGAGGCTTTACCAGGCGTAGGACACAAAACAGCTTCAGTGGTCATGAGCCAGGGATTCGGATTTCCTGCATTTCCTGTCGACACTCATATCCACAGATTAATGACCCAATGGAAGCTTACTTCAGGGAAAAATGTTGTGGAAACAGAAAAGGATGCCAAAAATATCTGGAAGGAGGATGTATGGAATAAACTTCATCTCCAGATCATTTTCTATGGAAGAGAATATTCTCCGGCACGGGGAAAAGGAGATAAAGATTTCATTACCAAGATGATGTTTGAAAAATAA
- a CDS encoding DinB family protein encodes MTIESLQSLFARDLNKLKAEIEAYHNEASIWKTDKNIANSAGTLSLHLVGNLSHFVGAILGNTGYIRNRELEFSLKDIPRAELLRQIENTLEVVNSSLNNLTDADLEYEYPFEPLGYKMTTGYFLIHLMGHLSYHLGQINYHRRLLDS; translated from the coding sequence ATGACAATTGAATCTTTACAATCTCTCTTTGCCAGAGATTTAAATAAACTAAAAGCAGAAATTGAAGCTTACCATAATGAAGCATCTATTTGGAAAACAGATAAAAACATTGCTAATTCTGCAGGAACCCTATCTCTTCATCTGGTCGGAAACCTGAGCCATTTCGTAGGCGCTATCCTTGGAAATACCGGATATATAAGAAACCGTGAACTTGAATTTTCTTTAAAAGATATTCCAAGAGCAGAGTTACTTCGACAAATTGAAAATACTCTTGAAGTTGTAAACTCCTCTTTAAATAACCTTACAGATGCTGACCTAGAATACGAATATCCTTTTGAACCATTGGGATACAAAATGACAACCGGATATTTTCTGATTCATCTTATGGGACATTTAAGCTACCATTTGGGACAGATCAATTATCACAGAAGATTACTGGATAGCTGA
- a CDS encoding DUF885 domain-containing protein, producing the protein MKNFLSKSILSLGLVISLTACKKSDSPLTKVTPTNLDSIASNYYEQYLKLYPLDATSQGDTRYNDQLPINIDKDFISGEIAFYNSIQNQLDKVDYKNLSDDDKVVYDVLDYTLKDKIEAYAYHPEYIPFSQFTGLPLNFPLFGSGEGSQPFKTEKDYADWLQRMNKFPVWMDTAIENFKEGISNKIVLPKKLIVKMIPQMKAEEIITPDFEKNIFYGPIKKFPKNFTQAQKEKFTTLYKDAILKKIIPAYTKMGNFLEKEYLPKGRDTDGYNSLPKGNEIYQYYVKSWTTTNKSPEEINKIGIQQVAMLRSEMEKVKQQVGFTGSLEEFITFVKTDPKAMPYKTSKEVLAGFNGILAKITPKLKTMFNVTPKTKFEIRQTEKFREATASAEYTPGTPDGKRPGIFYVPLPDPAKFNVTSGMESLFLHEAIPGHHYQVSLQQENTKLPKFMRFGWFGAYGEGWAHYCETLGPEFGLYTDPYQKMGYLSDQMLRAVRLVVDTGLHTGKMTREEAIKYFLSNISYDEAAATAEVERYMAMPGQALGYKIGSLRIRELRDQYQKQLGKKFNLANFHDEVLSQGCLPLDVLNRKMELWAKKQK; encoded by the coding sequence ATGAAAAATTTTTTATCAAAAAGTATTTTAAGCTTAGGATTGGTGATAAGCCTGACAGCGTGTAAAAAGTCTGACTCCCCTTTAACGAAAGTAACTCCAACGAATTTAGACTCCATTGCTTCTAACTATTATGAACAATATCTGAAGCTGTATCCTCTTGATGCTACTTCTCAAGGAGACACAAGGTATAATGATCAATTACCTATTAATATTGATAAAGATTTTATTTCAGGAGAAATTGCTTTTTATAATTCTATTCAGAACCAATTAGATAAAGTGGATTATAAAAATCTATCTGATGATGATAAAGTAGTTTATGATGTACTGGATTATACCTTAAAAGACAAAATAGAAGCCTATGCGTATCATCCGGAATACATTCCATTCAGCCAGTTTACAGGACTTCCTCTGAACTTTCCCCTGTTTGGCAGTGGAGAAGGAAGCCAGCCTTTTAAAACAGAAAAAGACTATGCGGACTGGTTGCAGAGAATGAATAAATTTCCGGTGTGGATGGACACTGCAATAGAAAATTTTAAAGAAGGAATTAGCAATAAAATAGTTTTGCCTAAAAAGCTCATTGTAAAGATGATTCCCCAGATGAAAGCTGAAGAAATTATTACTCCGGACTTTGAAAAAAATATATTTTACGGTCCTATCAAAAAATTCCCTAAGAATTTCACCCAAGCACAAAAAGAAAAGTTCACCACACTTTACAAGGATGCTATTCTCAAAAAAATCATTCCTGCCTACACAAAAATGGGTAACTTTTTAGAAAAGGAATACTTGCCTAAAGGCAGAGATACAGATGGTTACAACAGCTTACCAAAAGGAAACGAAATTTACCAGTATTATGTAAAAAGCTGGACAACAACCAACAAGTCTCCTGAAGAAATTAATAAAATCGGTATTCAGCAGGTGGCCATGCTTCGTTCAGAAATGGAGAAGGTAAAACAGCAGGTCGGATTCACAGGAAGCCTGGAAGAGTTTATAACATTTGTAAAGACAGACCCTAAGGCAATGCCTTACAAAACGTCAAAAGAAGTTCTGGCTGGTTTTAACGGAATCTTAGCCAAAATAACTCCGAAACTGAAAACCATGTTTAATGTAACTCCGAAAACAAAATTTGAGATCAGACAGACGGAAAAGTTTAGAGAGGCCACCGCAAGTGCTGAGTATACTCCCGGAACTCCTGACGGGAAGAGACCTGGTATCTTTTATGTTCCCCTTCCGGATCCGGCAAAATTCAATGTAACTTCCGGAATGGAATCCCTTTTCTTACATGAAGCGATACCGGGACATCATTATCAGGTTTCTCTTCAGCAGGAAAACACAAAGCTTCCTAAGTTTATGAGATTCGGGTGGTTCGGAGCTTATGGAGAAGGCTGGGCGCATTATTGTGAAACATTAGGTCCTGAGTTTGGATTGTATACAGATCCTTATCAGAAAATGGGATATTTAAGCGACCAGATGCTGAGAGCTGTAAGGTTGGTTGTGGATACTGGACTTCATACAGGAAAAATGACCAGAGAGGAAGCAATTAAATACTTTCTAAGCAATATCTCTTATGATGAAGCAGCAGCCACTGCAGAAGTGGAAAGATATATGGCAATGCCGGGACAGGCGTTGGGATATAAAATCGGTTCTTTAAGAATACGTGAGTTGAGAGATCAGTATCAGAAACAGCTAGGAAAGAAATTTAATCTGGCCAATTTCCATGATGAAGTTCTAAGCCAGGGTTGTCTTCCACTCGATGTTTTGAACAGAAAAATGGAACTTTGGGCGAAGAAGCAAAAGTAA
- a CDS encoding MotA/TolQ/ExbB proton channel family protein has protein sequence MLLTELTQILFAQIATPAVATDNLEFSFWNIMFHGGAFAKIVMVTVLLLGVFSVYLFFERFFFIKRLSSKTDSNFMNNIEDFIKEGKIESAVDYCKRQNSPEGRILEKGISRLGRPVSDIVSAMESQAQVEVANMEKNLNLLAVVPSIAPMLGLLGTVIGMILAFFNLSHATGSFSPKTLSEGIYTALGQTAVGLAVAIPANFFYNILLTRIDKFVLRAQNMSGEFLDLINKPL, from the coding sequence ATGCTGTTAACGGAACTTACTCAGATCTTATTTGCACAAATTGCAACACCCGCAGTTGCCACAGACAATTTAGAATTTTCATTTTGGAATATCATGTTCCATGGAGGAGCCTTCGCTAAAATAGTGATGGTGACCGTATTACTGCTTGGTGTGTTTTCAGTATATCTGTTTTTTGAACGGTTTTTCTTTATTAAAAGATTGTCCTCAAAAACAGATTCCAATTTTATGAATAATATTGAAGACTTTATTAAAGAAGGTAAAATTGAATCAGCGGTAGATTATTGCAAAAGACAAAACTCACCGGAAGGCAGAATATTGGAAAAGGGGATTTCCAGATTGGGAAGGCCTGTTTCAGATATTGTAAGTGCTATGGAATCTCAGGCTCAGGTTGAAGTAGCCAACATGGAAAAGAACCTAAATCTATTAGCAGTGGTGCCAAGTATTGCTCCGATGCTGGGACTTTTGGGGACGGTTATCGGGATGATATTAGCGTTCTTTAATTTGTCACATGCAACGGGGTCTTTCTCTCCGAAAACACTGTCAGAAGGTATTTATACTGCTTTGGGACAAACGGCTGTTGGTTTGGCGGTAGCGATTCCTGCTAACTTTTTTTACAATATCCTTTTAACAAGGATTGATAAATTTGTTTTGAGAGCTCAGAACATGTCTGGTGAATTTTTGGATCTTATCAACAAACCTTTATAA
- a CDS encoding biopolymer transporter ExbD, with the protein MKIQRRNKANPEFSLAAMTDVILLMLIFFMITSSAANQSAIDVNLPKTSTADDNIPNPLTVTIKPDGTYYIDDKPVSREQLEQTIVNNLNNQTNKSFTIRADENTLHKDVVFAMEIAEKHKFNIALATVKDK; encoded by the coding sequence ATGAAAATTCAAAGAAGAAATAAAGCAAATCCGGAGTTTAGTTTGGCGGCGATGACTGATGTCATCTTGCTCATGCTGATCTTCTTTATGATAACATCTTCAGCGGCTAATCAAAGCGCTATTGACGTAAACTTGCCAAAGACAAGCACTGCTGATGATAATATACCGAATCCCCTTACAGTAACCATTAAGCCTGACGGAACTTATTATATTGACGATAAGCCTGTATCAAGGGAACAGCTTGAACAAACGATTGTCAATAATTTAAACAATCAAACGAATAAATCTTTTACGATTCGGGCAGACGAAAACACGTTGCATAAAGATGTTGTTTTTGCCATGGAAATTGCAGAGAAGCATAAATTCAATATTGCTCTTGCAACTGTTAAAGATAAATAA
- a CDS encoding ferric siderophore ABC transporter substrate-binding protein — MKSYTVNKNEETRDRIKSGILSILVWSAILLFVFLYKLKPEQNKEPEVVTTMLVNFGDNRNGNGIEEPAEQEGSLAAKSEEVTPEPVEAVVPETKTVVKPEPKTETKKSEPKDKVITGNSKKASVPKKEESKSNKKETTSSSASKNTKKTSGATANSKTGNGDGKGNAAIGNLIKGRGTKAGSQGTGTGIGNAGDPLGGDGNGDSKVGIDRKLIGYIPGTMGRGGAQPQHNCTASGSVTVAYTVDKAGNVVSARRVGGISDPCVSSTSVAWVKKYVKAEKASTSSTGTYKITF, encoded by the coding sequence ATGAAAAGTTATACTGTAAACAAAAATGAGGAAACCCGGGACCGGATAAAAAGTGGAATACTTTCTATCCTGGTATGGTCTGCAATCCTGCTTTTTGTTTTTCTATATAAATTAAAGCCGGAACAGAATAAGGAGCCTGAGGTTGTAACCACTATGTTGGTAAACTTTGGAGATAACCGGAATGGAAATGGTATCGAAGAACCGGCAGAACAGGAAGGAAGTTTAGCTGCAAAATCGGAAGAAGTTACTCCCGAACCTGTAGAAGCCGTTGTTCCTGAAACTAAAACCGTAGTAAAACCTGAACCCAAGACGGAAACTAAGAAATCTGAACCCAAAGATAAAGTAATCACCGGAAATAGTAAAAAAGCGAGCGTTCCGAAAAAAGAAGAATCAAAATCGAATAAAAAAGAAACGACAAGTTCATCCGCTTCGAAAAACACTAAAAAGACTTCCGGAGCCACAGCAAATTCTAAAACCGGAAATGGAGATGGAAAAGGGAATGCGGCAATCGGTAATCTGATAAAAGGAAGAGGAACAAAAGCGGGCAGCCAAGGGACGGGAACAGGTATAGGAAATGCAGGAGATCCTTTAGGCGGAGATGGAAATGGAGACAGTAAAGTAGGAATCGACAGAAAATTGATTGGCTACATCCCCGGAACAATGGGCAGAGGAGGAGCACAACCACAACACAACTGTACAGCCAGTGGATCCGTTACAGTTGCTTACACCGTTGATAAAGCCGGAAATGTAGTCTCTGCAAGAAGAGTAGGGGGAATATCGGATCCTTGTGTATCTTCAACCTCTGTAGCGTGGGTTAAAAAATATGTAAAAGCTGAAAAGGCCAGTACATCATCCACCGGGACCTATAAGATTACATTCTAA